The genomic stretch AGCCGACGCTTCTGGCCGTCGTCGAGGGTCTTGTAGAGCGGCTCGGCCGCATCGGCGATCTGCTTCAGCGCCGATGCGGTGGCGGCCATGGCGTCGGCGCGCTCGCGCAGCCGCGCCACCGGATCGTCTGGCTGCGCGTCGCGATCGTCCCTGGCCTTCATCCGGGCATTGGCGCGCTCGATCCGCAGCTTGGTGAAATCGCGCACCGCGCTTTCGACCGGCGGCCATAGCTTGTCCTGGTCCGGCGTCAGTTTCAGCCCGGCCTTGACGGCGGCGATCCGCGCATCGGCGAAGGCGGCGCGGTCTTCCGGATTGATGCGGGAGTGGCCATGGTGGAACCACCACGGTCGGTGCTGGGCATAGACCGCGGTCGAACCTGCGAGCACCAGCACGGCGACGCTGGCGAGAATCATCTTCTTCATGCGAGCCTCCTGTAAAGGTGGCCCGAAGATGATCGCGGTTCCCTGCCCGATCAACTTACGGATTGGACAGAATCGCTCTGTTACCAAGATGTAATGCGGCCCCGATCCAGCGCCGTGCCGAACTACCTCGCGCAGCGCAGTCCGCCGGTAGCGCAGGCCGCACCGGCGCGACGGGGCCCCTACTGAATCGCCTTGCCGTACAACAGATTGGGCAGGAAGGTGGAGATCTCCGGAATATAGGTGATGATCATCAGGAAGCTGAGCAGCACCATCAGCCAGGGGAAGGCGGCGCGCACCACCGCCGTCAGCGGCATCCCGGTAATGCCGGAGGCGACGAACAGATTGAGCCCGACCGGCGGCGTCACCAGTCCGATCTCCATATTCACCACATAGACGATGCCGAGATGGATCGGATCGATCCCGAGCTTCATTGCCGTCGGAAACAGGATCGGCGCGGTGATCAACACGATCGCCGTCGGATCCATGAAATTGCCGGCCACCAGCAGGATGACGTTGACGATCAGCAGGAATTGCCACGGCGACAATTGCGCATCGATGATCAGCCGGGCGATGTCCTGCGGGATCTGCGCGGTGGTCAACACGTGGGCGAACAGGAAGGCGTTGCAGATGATGAACATCAGCATCACCGAGACCCGGCCGGAATCCAGCAGCACCTGCGGCACGTCGGTCAGCTTCAAATCGCCATAGATGAAGACCGCGGCGACAAAGGCATAGACCGCCGCCACCGCGGCGGCTTCGGTCGGCGTGAAGATGCCGCCATAGATGCCGCCCATCACGATGACGATCAGCATCAACCCCCACAGCGCCTCGCGGAACAGGCCCAGCCGCTCGCGCCACGAGGCCTTGGGCTGACCCGGCAGCTTCAGGATGCGCGCGGCGATATAGATCGCCACCATCAGCGCCAGGCCGAGCAGCAGGCCCGGCACGATGCCGGCGATGAACAGCCGGCCCACCGAGGTTTCGGTGGCGGCGGCAAACACCACCATGACGATCGAGGGCGGAATCAGAATGCCCAGCGTGCCGGCATTGACGATGACGCCGGTGGCGAAGGCCTGGCTATAGCCGACCTTGACCATGCCGGCGATCACGATCGAACCGATCGCCACCACGGTCGCGGGCGACGATCCCGACACCGCGGCGAACAGCATACAGGCCAGCACCGAGGCGATCGCCAACCCGCCCGGCAGATGACCGACCGCCGCGATGGCGAAATTGATCATGCGCTTGGCGACGCCGCCGGTGGTGAGGAAATTGCCGGCCAGAATGAAGAACGGAATCGCCAGCAGGGTGAACTGCTCGGTGGTCTGGAAGAATTTCAGCGTCAGCGACGCCAGGCTGTCATGCTCGAACAGCAGGATCGTCAGGATCGACGACAGGCCAAGCGCCATCGCGATCGGCAGGCCGAGGCCGAGGCACGCCAGCAGCGTGACGAACAGGAAGACTGTGTTCATCGCTGCACCGTCGTGGCATCGAGTTCGCCGTGATGGGGAACGTGGTGGACCGCTTCGCGGGCTTCGTCGGCGAGCTCATAGCCCTCCGATTGGCCGGTGATGATGCGCCAGCCCATTTCGCAAAGCCGGATGAACAGCGCGATGAAGCCGAGCGGCAGGCAGATGCTGAGGATCCAGCGCTTGACCGGAATGTCCTCGGCCTCGATGTCGATGATCATCATGCGGTTGATGTATTCGATCGAGCCGTAGATCATCAGCGCCGCATAGGCCAGCGCCAGCAGCACGACGATGACGCCGACGACGCGACGACCCGTCGGCGGCAGCAATTTCACCGCGGCATCAACGCCGATATGGGCGCGGACGCGAACGCAATAGGAAATCCCGATCATGATCAGCCAGGCGAACAGATAGAAGTTCGCCTCCAGCGCCCAGATGAAGCCGGAGTTGAAGCCGTAGCGCAGCACGACCTGCAGGAATGTCAGCAACGTCATCACGCCGAGAATGAAGGCGATCAGGCCCTCCTCGATGCGATGCACCACCTCACGTACCGACACCGGCGCCCCCTCGTCCTGTTTCCTGACCGCGAATGGACGACGGACGCGGTTGACCCGCGACCGTCGCCCGTTGCTGTTGTTATTTGGTTTTGGTTTCGTTCGACGCGACCGCTGCGTCGATCAGATCCTTGCCGATCGCGCCTTCGAATTTGGCCCAGACCGGCTTCATCGCGGCGACCCACTGCTTGCGCTGCTCGGGCGTCAACTGCTCGATCTTGCTCACGCCGGAGGCTTCGATCTTGTTCTTGGCCTCTTCGTTGAGCTTGCCGGCGACGTCGTTGTTGACCTTGGTGGCCTCTGCCATCGCGGTCGTCAGACCGGCCTGGATATCCTTGGGCAGCCCGTTCCACCACTTGGCGTTGACGACGACCATGTAGTCGATCACGCCGTGGTTGGATTCGGTAATGTTCTTCTGCACTTCATAGAATTTCTGCGAGAAGATGTTCGACCAGGTGTTCTCCTGACCGTCGACGGTGCCGACCTGAAGCGCCTGATAGACTTCCGAGAAGGCCAGCTTCTGCGGCGTGGCATCCAGCGCCTGGAACTGGGCGGCGAGGATATCGGAGGCCTGGATGCGGAATTTGAGGCCCTTGGCATCGGCCGGCACCAGCAGCGGCTTGTTGGCCGACAGCTGCTTCATGCCATTGTGCCAATAGGCCAGGCCGAGAAAGCCCTTGCTTTCCATCGACTTCAGCAGGCCCTGCCCGGCCTTGCCCTCCTGGAAGCGATCGACCGCGGCGAGGTCGTTGAACAGGAACGGCAGGTCGAACACCTGGATCTTCTTGGTGAATTTGTCGAATTTCGACAGCGACGGGGCGATGAACTGGACGTCGCCAAGCGCGACGGCTTCCATTTCCTTGGCGTCGCCGAACAGCTGCGAATTCGGATAGACTTCGACCTTGACCTTGCCGGGCAGCAGCTTCTCGGCAATTTCCTTGAACTTGATCGCCGCCTGCCCCTTCGGGGTATTGTCGGCAACCACGTGGCTGAATTTGAGGACCATCGGCGATTGCGCCGACGCCGGCGCCGCCACGGCAAGGGCCACGATCGAAGCAACTGCAAATAATGATTTGCGCATGTTTTCTCCCGAAAGATTTTTGAAGCGCGCGTAAAAGCGTCGCCCCATCCCGACTAACTGTGCACCATTATAGAGAAGCAGCGCGAAAGGCTATTGCCCGTTAGCAGGAAGCCCGTCAAAAGATTGTTGCAACGCAAAAGAAAAGGCAGCGTCCGGACGCTGCCTTTTCCACACCTATTCAGCACCAGCTAGCGGTCTGCAATCAGCTCGCCGCGGCCTCGACCGCGGGCACGTCGCGCTGGCGCTTCATGACGATCTTGTTCAGCGCGCCGAGATAGGCCTTGGCCGATGCCACCAGCGTATCGGGGTCAGCCGCCCGCGCCGTCATCGAGCGGCCCTCATGCGACAATCTGACCGAGACCTCGGCCTGAGCGTCGGTGCCCTCGGTGACGGCATGGACCTGATACAGTTCCAGCTTGGCCTCGTGCGGCACCAGTGCCTTGATGCAGTTGAACACCGCGTCGACCGGGCCGTTGCCCTCGGCTTCCTCGATCCGGATCTGGCCGTCGACGTCGAGCTTCATGGTGGCGCGCTGCGGGCCGTGAGTGCCGGCGATCACCGTCAGCGATACCAGCTTGATGACATCCTGGGCATGCATCAACTCTTCGTCGACCAGCGCCTCGATGTCCTCGTCATAGACGTCCTTCTTGCGGTCGGCCAATGTCTTGAAGCGGACGAACACGTCTTCGATCTGGTTGCGCGACAGCTTATAGCCCAGCGCCTCCAGCTTGTGGATCAGTCCGGCGCGGCCGGAATGCTTGCCCATCACCAAGGAGGTGCCCTTCACGCCGACGGTTTCGGGCAGCATGATCTCATAGGTCTGGGCGTTCTTGATCATGCCGTCCTGGTGGATGCCGCTCTCATGCGCGAAGGCATTGCGGCCGACGATCGCCTTGTTGTACTGCACCGGGAACGAGGTCGCCGCCGACACCGCCTTGGAGGCGAAGGTCAGCATCGTGCTTTCGATCTTGTTCCAGTACGGCATCTTGTCCTGCCGCACCCGCATCGCCATCACCACTTCCTCCAGCGCGGCATTGCCGGCGCGCTCGCCGATGCCGTTGAGGGTGCATTCGATCTGCCGGGCGCCGCCGCGCACGCCGGCCAGCGAATTGGCCACCGCCATGCCCAGATCGTCATGGCAATGCACCGAGAACACCGCCTTGTCGGAATTCGGCACGGTCTCGCGCACCCTCTTGAACAGCTCGCAATATTCCTCCGGCACCGCATAGCCCACGGTGT from Rhodopseudomonas sp. BAL398 encodes the following:
- a CDS encoding Spy/CpxP family protein refolding chaperone, with protein sequence MKKMILASVAVLVLAGSTAVYAQHRPWWFHHGHSRINPEDRAAFADARIAAVKAGLKLTPDQDKLWPPVESAVRDFTKLRIERANARMKARDDRDAQPDDPVARLRERADAMAATASALKQIADAAEPLYKTLDDGQKRRLRVLTHMEGGFGGRHWRGHGMMYRGDDRERGRSWDRDSDRDSDRGRGMMDNGAMPDRL
- a CDS encoding TRAP transporter large permease — encoded protein: MNTVFLFVTLLACLGLGLPIAMALGLSSILTILLFEHDSLASLTLKFFQTTEQFTLLAIPFFILAGNFLTTGGVAKRMINFAIAAVGHLPGGLAIASVLACMLFAAVSGSSPATVVAIGSIVIAGMVKVGYSQAFATGVIVNAGTLGILIPPSIVMVVFAAATETSVGRLFIAGIVPGLLLGLALMVAIYIAARILKLPGQPKASWRERLGLFREALWGLMLIVIVMGGIYGGIFTPTEAAAVAAVYAFVAAVFIYGDLKLTDVPQVLLDSGRVSVMLMFIICNAFLFAHVLTTAQIPQDIARLIIDAQLSPWQFLLIVNVILLVAGNFMDPTAIVLITAPILFPTAMKLGIDPIHLGIVYVVNMEIGLVTPPVGLNLFVASGITGMPLTAVVRAAFPWLMVLLSFLMIITYIPEISTFLPNLLYGKAIQ
- a CDS encoding TRAP transporter small permease produces the protein MSVREVVHRIEEGLIAFILGVMTLLTFLQVVLRYGFNSGFIWALEANFYLFAWLIMIGISYCVRVRAHIGVDAAVKLLPPTGRRVVGVIVVLLALAYAALMIYGSIEYINRMMIIDIEAEDIPVKRWILSICLPLGFIALFIRLCEMGWRIITGQSEGYELADEAREAVHHVPHHGELDATTVQR
- a CDS encoding TRAP transporter substrate-binding protein, producing MRKSLFAVASIVALAVAAPASAQSPMVLKFSHVVADNTPKGQAAIKFKEIAEKLLPGKVKVEVYPNSQLFGDAKEMEAVALGDVQFIAPSLSKFDKFTKKIQVFDLPFLFNDLAAVDRFQEGKAGQGLLKSMESKGFLGLAYWHNGMKQLSANKPLLVPADAKGLKFRIQASDILAAQFQALDATPQKLAFSEVYQALQVGTVDGQENTWSNIFSQKFYEVQKNITESNHGVIDYMVVVNAKWWNGLPKDIQAGLTTAMAEATKVNNDVAGKLNEEAKNKIEASGVSKIEQLTPEQRKQWVAAMKPVWAKFEGAIGKDLIDAAVASNETKTK
- a CDS encoding 2-isopropylmalate synthase — protein: MTTESKSAKDRVVIFDTTLRDGEQCPGATMTFEEKLKVAAMLDQMGVDIIEAGYPFASDGDFEAVHEIAKRAKNSVICGLSRAAHKDIDRCAEAIKPAGRGRIHTFLSTSPVHMKYKLKMEAPEVYEMVISSVTRARNHTDDVEWSAEDSTRTEFDFLCRCVEAAIKAGATTINLPDTVGYAVPEEYCELFKRVRETVPNSDKAVFSVHCHDDLGMAVANSLAGVRGGARQIECTLNGIGERAGNAALEEVVMAMRVRQDKMPYWNKIESTMLTFASKAVSAATSFPVQYNKAIVGRNAFAHESGIHQDGMIKNAQTYEIMLPETVGVKGTSLVMGKHSGRAGLIHKLEALGYKLSRNQIEDVFVRFKTLADRKKDVYDEDIEALVDEELMHAQDVIKLVSLTVIAGTHGPQRATMKLDVDGQIRIEEAEGNGPVDAVFNCIKALVPHEAKLELYQVHAVTEGTDAQAEVSVRLSHEGRSMTARAADPDTLVASAKAYLGALNKIVMKRQRDVPAVEAAAS